The genomic region TTGGCGGCTAGTCCCGAAACGTCCCTGAGTATCTCCATAGAACAGAGCTTTATCGATGAAGTTAAATTGAATGGCCGCACCATTAAGGGAAGCGATCGGGTTTCCAGTTCTTTCGTGTTCGGAGCTTCGTCGATTCTTGGAAGAGGATTTTTGCTTTCCGTCTTCGGTGGCATCGGTTTGACGGAAGACGCCCCGGATTATTTCATCAACGTATCAGTGCCGCTGCGATTCAACATGCCTTTTGTAAGATAGACGTCGATTTTTGAAGAGGACGAGCAGGCCGATGAGGAGCAGCATCAACGGCGCAGGTGCCGGCACCTGTGCGAGACCGGCGAAAGAGAGAAATACTTTGCCGGGTTGGTCGAAGGCCTCTTCCCACAGGTCTTCATCGGTGAAATCCAGGCCGACGAAAAGTTCCGGAATCAGATCGGAATCCGGGGTCAGTTCGCTTAGGAATTCGTCCAGCCAGTCTGATTGACCTGTTTGGGCTTGTTCGATATTTAGAATCGGCCCGAACAGGTTGAAGCCTTGTTCGTCCCCCAAGGTATCTTCATATACCAAGGTGGGCAGAGTGGTTTGCAGCAGCAAGTTTCCGTCCTTGTCGAAAATACGCAGCTCGTCCCCGGTGAAATATTCCCGGCCATCATGGTTGGTGAAGCGGAGCAAGGGATCGATTTCCAGGGTGCCGCCGTTCAAGGGGTCGTTTCGGTAGCGAGGGCTGACGGTATTTCGAGGTCCGCCAGTTAAAACATTGATCGGTACCGGGTCGAAGGAAAGGAGATTGGTGTTCGGATTCCAATGAATATTGGGTCCCGAGCTAGAGGTTGGAGGGATGTAGCCAGCCTTTTCGGCAACTTGAGGGACCGCTCTTGGCGGAGCCTCGTAGGAGCCCTCGGTATGGGTGTTCTGAATGCTCACCACGGTGCTGTTTTGGGGATTGCAAGGGTCCATCAGAACGACTGGAACGTTGAGTGGAGAAGAGCCGCCGTTCAGGCTTACCCCTTCCTCGGATTGGCTCAGGTTCTGCTGAAACCAATCTTCAATGCTTTGATGGCTGTTCGGCGAACCGATGGGAATCCGGGTCGTTTCGCCGTTTTCCACATAAATGACAAACCCCACTGTGTTGATGGAGACTTGATCTCCAACCTGCTGAATCACGTTCACCGTATCCCTCATAATGGCGAACGCGACGGTAGGATGGGCCTGGAGATCCAATTGATGGGCATTCCAAGCGATATTCAGCAAAGTATTGGTATCCGTCTCCGGTTGGCAGGTGGCGTCGGTCTGAATGCCGATCCCCGTGACCGCTCCTTGACTACCGGTCACCGCTTTCGCGATGAGGGGTTCGCTGGCGTTTGCGAATGCATTGGTGTTATGGCTATTTGAGATGGTGGCGATATTGACCCCGCCGTTGTAAAGAAAGGGAGTGGGTGAGACGTCGACCGAGCTGCCACCAGTGGCGATGTGAGCGTTCGGAGCGATTGGGTTGGAGAAATTCGCAGCGATCGCGTTCGTATGGGAAAAGGTTTGAGCGGTGGAAAAAACCCCCGAATAATCCAGGTAAAGTCTATTTTGAGGGTTCTGTAATGTGGCCAGGATGGTAAAAGCGGATTCCGTGCTGGCTGCCGGTGCTAAATCATCGAGCGCCGCTTCTTGAAAACTTCCGTCGGATACGAAAAAAATCGATCCATCGGAAACCGCTTCCGGAGGCAAGGTCGTATCTATCTCCCATTGTGTGGTTTCAAGTTGTCTATTCGGGGTTAGGGGGGGACGAGCAAAAACATCCGCGATTAAGCGCTTTTCCGGCTCATCGAGAATCGGAGCGGCCCACAGCGTTAATGAGGCTAGGATAATCGGTTGGATAAAAAGCCTAGCCGGAAAACTGGATTTGCAGAATGTATTACACTTATCAAAGGCATCGTTGCGATGCATCGCATGATGATTTGCTGATGGTGCTTTCATGATCTGTCACTGAAGAATTTATTGTTATTTATCAAAGCATAACTCGTGCCATATATCTTATCTTTTTGATATAACATGTTTTTTTGAAAGATATAGCTGGGGTGGGAAATGATTATGATCGCCCATGTCAAAAAAATTGACACTTCTGACCATGTCGCCGGTTAAACCGTTGGAAAAAACCGCCCCGATCGGGCATATTGATTCTCACGATAGATCGCGATCTAGAACGCCCGATGATCGTCCCGATCCGGTGATCGATCCGTCGGGGACTCAACCGGGAGAACAAAGCCCAGCAGTCCAAGAAGATGGCGAGTCTCCTCATGTTGATGAATATGCTTGATGGATGGGCCCATTTTTTACCTAGCGTTGGGGATCTTAAGTTGTGCCGTGCTCAGCCTGGCCGGAATCTTGATCGGATTATGGCGACGCCAGAGCCGTTTGGTACGGCGAGTCGATCAGTGGCAAAAAAACCAGGAGCGGCTTCAGCGTGATCTGGCCGGTCTGTGTGCGGCGGCGGTGAGGATGGACGAACGGTTTCTGGAGTTGTCCGGACGTCTGGAAGGGATTCAGCAATGGACTCAGGAGGCGGGTCATGAACAAGGATCGACCTATCAAACCGCCATCGAGCGCATTCGCGAGGGCGCGGATGTGGAAGAGCTGGTGAGCGAGTGGGGCTTTAGCCGCGAAGAAGCGGAATTGTTGATTCGAATGCACCGTGCCGACGGGGTTGCCGGCAAAGGCAGCTATTCGGATGCTTGATCCCGCGCGCTGGTTTTCTTCTGCAAAGTCTCCTTTCCGCTGAGCCAATAGGCGAATGCGATCACTTCCGCTACCGCGAGGTAAAGTTCGCGCGGGATTTCATCTCCCAATGGAACTTGGGCCAAAACGCTCGCCAACCGAGGGTCGGCATGTAACGGGACCTGATGTTCCTCGGCCGTCTCGGTAATCCGTTCGGCTGTCTCGCCGCGGCCCTTGGCGACGACGCGCGGCGCTGAAGTCCCGTCATAGCGTAAGGCGACGGCAATGTCGCGTGGATTAAACAAGCGTTTGTCGCTCATATCTTTTCATCCAATAGGGGGCCTTTAATAATCGCCTCCGAAATCGGTTGAGCCTCAATTTCAGCGAGGGTCTGCAAACGCTCCGGTTGGAGGCCGGCGGAACGAAAACGTTGCGCCAAGGTATCCATATGGCGTTCGAGCAAGCGGGCGGTATGCACTTGTTCTCCCCACCAATAGCTGCTGATGTTTTCCCCTTGCAGCACCAGTTTTACCCGAATGCGTCCCAGGCCGGGTGGCTCCATTTCCAGGTCGACGGCCCAAGGCGCCTTCTCGCGAGGATCCTTGGAGGCCGTCTTATCTCCGTGGACGGTCAAACGAAGCGTATCGACGAATTCGCCCGTCCGAAACGGAATTTCGAAATGCCAGGTGAGCGTCGGGTTATCCGGCTTGGGCAGCGAGGCGAGCTGATCCAGTACGATCCGCGCCAGGGCTCCGGAGACCTTTTCCCCCAATTCCGCCAATAATTCCGACTGAGCGGTTGGCGATGGAGGCCCGGAAGGCGGCCCCTTGAGTTGACCGGCAACGGGTGAAGCGGTGTCGGTTTGCGTGACGTGGCCGCTGATTTTGACGGCCAATTGAAGTAAATGGCTTTTCAGATCGCCGCTGCCGGTGGACGGCGAGTGCGGCGAGGCGGCCAAGGTTTCCGCCCACAGACCGCTTCGTCGGATGGCCGCTTGCAGGGTATCGGCTTGAGTGAGGGCGGTTAGCCGAGGAAGGGAGTGCATCAGGGTTTTGAGCTGGCTGTGCAGCGAAGAGGGGAGCAAGCTTTGGGATTGGGGACGATCGAATATCTCTTTTAGGTTTTGCAGCGCCCGATCCAGCGGTATTTGTCGGGGCAAGGCATGGCGCAGCGCCGATTTATCGGTCCATTCGGGGCGGTGGTGAGCCAGGACTTTTAAATGCGGCTGGGGACCTGCGCGAACCACCTCCAGGCGTAATTGATCCCCCGGGCGTAACAGCAGGTTGGTTTCGGCCTGGAGACGGCGACCTCCCACCTCCAGAAGCAATTGCCGGGGAGAGGATTGGGCCAGGACCCGAGCTTCCAGGCGCTCACCGGCTCTCAGGCCTATCGCGGAAAGCTTTAAGGCACCGGGGTCGGGCGTCTGGGTCAGGGTGATTCGAGGCAACCCGATATTCACGGATCAAACCGATAACATGTTCTGAATCTGCCAGATTTCTTCCTTGGCCAATTCCAGGATATTGAGGCTGGTTTCGGCATCCAGGCGTCCGGCCAGGAGCTTGCGATAGGCCGGGATTTCATCGATGCGGGGATATTGATGGAGCCTCGGGGTCCCCACGAAGCTGTGCAATTGGGAGACGAGCACCAAATCCACGTAATCCGGCTGCGGTATATTGTCGCGAGACCAATCCTCGCACGCCACGGTGACCGCTTCGAAATCCTCCGGAAACCCCCATTTTCGCATAATGGCCGACCCGACAGGGCCGCGCAGTTTGTCAATCGTATAAGCCAGCTCCTCGGTGTTTTCCAGCAAGTCCATGTGCTTATCGGCGAAGGTGAGGACCGGCACCGCCCCGATATCGTGAATCAAGCCGGCCAGCATGGCCCGATCCGGATCGAAGCCGGGCGTCTTGTGCGCCAGTACGGCGCAGATGGCGGCCACATAACTGCTGTGCTGCCACAATTCCTGCATGCGCTTTTGGACGACACGGCTTTTAGCCTTGAAAACCGCCTTGAGGGCAAAGCTGGTAATCAGGCGCTGGGCAACTTTCAGCCCGAGCCGGGTAAGCGCTTGAGGACAACTCTCGATGCGCCGCCGTCCTCGATAGAGGGGGCTGTTGGAAATTTGGATCAGCCGCGCCGTGATGACCGGATCCATCTGCACGACCCGGGCGATTCTGGCGTTGTTGGCCTTGGGGTCGTTGATGGCTCGGCGTATTTTGATGGAAATATCCGGAATGGTCGGGAGGACCAGTTGATTTTCCTTCAGTGCTCGATAGCAATGCCGCAGGAAGCGGTCGGAAACGGCGGGAGAGGTCCCCTCGGACATGGCGAAAGGATCTGTCGATGAGACCATGGACATCAAGCGAATAGAGCAGGCATGGGTGATTGCATAAAACCGAGTTTAGTTGAGATACCCCTGTAATTGAATTCGGCCATGGCGGCTCAGACTTTATCAAAATTTAAAGTCAGGGCACCTTGCCAAGGTGCCCTGACTCCCAAAGCGCGGCGTTATTCCGTTTGATCCGACGATGGGCTGGACGCTTTGGGCCGCATGTGCGGGAAAAGCAGCACGTCGCGGATGGAGGGGGCGTTGGCGAACAGCATCACCAACCGGTCGATGCCGATGCCTTCCCCGGCGGTGGGCGGCATTCCGTGTTCCAGCGCGGTGATGTAATCTTCGTCGAAGTGCATCGCTTCCTCGTCTCCCGCGGCACGGGCTTCGAGCTGGCTGCGGAAGCGCTCGGCCTGTTCCTCCGGGTCGTTGAGCTCGGTGAAACCGTTGGCGATTTCGCGGCCGGCGATGAACAGCTCGAAGCGATCGGTGACCTCCGGATTTTTGTCGTTGCGACGGGCCAGCGGAGAAACCTCCACCGGATACTCGGTGATGAAGGTGGGGTCGAGCAGTTTCGGCTCCACCGTTTTCTCGAAGATTTCGGTTTGGATTTTGCCCAAACCGAAGCCCGGCAGAATGGGGATCTCCAATTTTTCCGCCACTCGGCGGGCCGACTCCAGGTTGTCCACGTCCTCGGAGGCCAGGCCCGGATTGAAGCGAATCAAGGACTCGAGCAAGGTAAACCGCTGGAAGGATTTGCCGAAATCGATTTCCTGGTCCTGATAGACGATTCTTTCGCTGCCCAGCACCGTCTCCGCCAGATCCCGGAACATCACTTCGGTCAGATCCATCAAGTCCTTGTATTCGGCATAGGCCTGATAGAATTCCAGCATGGTGAATTCCGGATTGTGCTGGGTGGAAAGTCCTTCGTTGCGGAAATTCCGGTTGATTTCGAATACCCGCTCGAATCCTCCCGCCACCAGGCGCTTCAAGTAGAGCTCGGGCGCGATACGCAGATACAGCTGCATGTCGAGGGTGTTGTGATAGGTGACGAACGGCCGGGCGGCGGCGCCTCCCGGGATCACCTGCATCATCGGCGTTTCCACCTCCAAGAAATCGCGTTCGATCAGAAATCTGCGCATCTCTTGCACCAGCTGGGAGCGGATTTGGAACGTCCGGCGCGTCACCTCGTTCATGATGAGATCGAGGTAGCGCTGGCGGTAGCGCATTTCCTGGTCGGTCAGACCGTGATATTTCTCCGGTAAAGGACGAAGGCACTTGGCCAGAAGGCGGATTTCATCCACCTTGACGCTCAGCTCGCCGGTTTTGGTTTTGAACAGAACCCCTTCGGCACCGACGATATCGCCGATATCCCATTTCTTGAATTCCCGGTAAAGGCCTTCCGGCAGTCCGTCCCGGGTGACGTAGAGTTGCATTTGTCCGGAGTAATCCCGGAGGTGGCAGAAACTGGCCTTGCCCATGATCCGGCGGGTCATCATGCGCCCGGCGACCCGTACCCGCAAAGGGGTCTGATCGAAGAGCTCGGGCGCTTCTTCGCCGTATCTGGCGTGAAGCTCGGCGGCGACGCTGTCGCGCCGGAAGTCGGTAGGATAAGCGATGCCCGCTTCACGTAAAGCGGCGAGCTTGGCTCTGCGTTGCGCGGTCAAATCTTGCGTACTTTTATCAGTCATGTCGTCGATGGTTTGAGGTTACAGTCCGCTTTTGAGGCTGGCTTCGATGAAGGCGTCCAGGTCGCCGTCCAACACCGCTTGGGTATTGCCGATTTCCACGCCGGTGCGCAGGTCCTTGATTCTGGACTGGTCGAGGACGTAGGATCGAATTTGGCTCCCCCAACCGATATCGGCCTTGGACTCTTCCAACTGCTGCTGCTCGGACCGTTGCTTTTGCATTTCCAGTTCATACAGTTTGGCGCGAAGCTGCTGCATGGCGGTGGCCTTGTTCTTGTGCTGGGAGCGGTCGTTTTGGCATTGGACCACGATGCCGGTGGGCTGGTGGGTGATCCGGACCGCCGATTCGGTGCGGTTGACGTGCTGGCCGCCCGCGCCCGAAGCGCGATACACATCGATTCTGAGATCCGCCGGATTGATGTCGATGTCGATGTCTTCCTCCACTTCCGGGGAGATGAATACCGCCGCGAAGGACGTATGGCGACGATTCCCCGAATCGAACGGGGACTTGCGCACCAGCCGATGAACCCCGGTTTCGGTGCGCAGCCAGCCGTAGCCGTAGGAACCTTCCACCTTGAGGGTGGCGCTCTTGATGCCGGCGACCTCCCCCGGCGACAGTTCGATGATTTCGGCTTGGAAGCCTTTGCGTTCGGCCCAGCGCAGATACATGCGCATCAACATATCGGCCCAGTCCTGCGCCTCGGTGCCGCCTGAGCCGGCTTGAATATCCAGAAAAGCGTTGTTGGGATCCATTTCCCCGGAAAACATCCGCCGGAATTCCAGCTCGGCAACGGTTTTCTCGTAGTTCTCCAAGTCTCCGGCGATGCTGGCCACGGTGTCTTCGTCGGCTTCATCCAGGGCCATTTCCAACAGCTCGCCGGCGTCTTCGAGCCCTTGGGTCAGATGGTCGACGGTCTGGACGATTTCATCCAGTTGCGCTCTTTCCTTCCCCAACGCTTGGGCCCGGTCGGGATCGCTCCAGACTTCGGGGTCTTCGAGCTCCCTTAGCACTTCCTCAAGGCGTTCTTTTCTTTCCTCGTAGTCAAAGATACCCCCTCAGGGCATCGGTCCGGCCCTGGAGGTCTTCGATTTTGCGGGTCAAGGTATTGATTTCCAGTGTTTCCATGAAATCTCCA from Methylohalobius crimeensis 10Ki harbors:
- a CDS encoding DUF2802 domain-containing protein, with the translated sequence MDGPIFYLALGILSCAVLSLAGILIGLWRRQSRLVRRVDQWQKNQERLQRDLAGLCAAAVRMDERFLELSGRLEGIQQWTQEAGHEQGSTYQTAIERIREGADVEELVSEWGFSREEAELLIRMHRADGVAGKGSYSDA
- a CDS encoding EscU/YscU/HrcU family type III secretion system export apparatus switch protein, with the translated sequence MSDKRLFNPRDIAVALRYDGTSAPRVVAKGRGETAERITETAEEHQVPLHADPRLASVLAQVPLGDEIPRELYLAVAEVIAFAYWLSGKETLQKKTSARDQASE
- the fliK gene encoding flagellar hook-length control protein FliK → MNIGLPRITLTQTPDPGALKLSAIGLRAGERLEARVLAQSSPRQLLLEVGGRRLQAETNLLLRPGDQLRLEVVRAGPQPHLKVLAHHRPEWTDKSALRHALPRQIPLDRALQNLKEIFDRPQSQSLLPSSLHSQLKTLMHSLPRLTALTQADTLQAAIRRSGLWAETLAASPHSPSTGSGDLKSHLLQLAVKISGHVTQTDTASPVAGQLKGPPSGPPSPTAQSELLAELGEKVSGALARIVLDQLASLPKPDNPTLTWHFEIPFRTGEFVDTLRLTVHGDKTASKDPREKAPWAVDLEMEPPGLGRIRVKLVLQGENISSYWWGEQVHTARLLERHMDTLAQRFRSAGLQPERLQTLAEIEAQPISEAIIKGPLLDEKI
- a CDS encoding HDOD domain-containing protein → MSEGTSPAVSDRFLRHCYRALKENQLVLPTIPDISIKIRRAINDPKANNARIARVVQMDPVITARLIQISNSPLYRGRRRIESCPQALTRLGLKVAQRLITSFALKAVFKAKSRVVQKRMQELWQHSSYVAAICAVLAHKTPGFDPDRAMLAGLIHDIGAVPVLTFADKHMDLLENTEELAYTIDKLRGPVGSAIMRKWGFPEDFEAVTVACEDWSRDNIPQPDYVDLVLVSQLHSFVGTPRLHQYPRIDEIPAYRKLLAGRLDAETSLNILELAKEEIWQIQNMLSV
- the lysS gene encoding lysine--tRNA ligase, whose amino-acid sequence is MTDKSTQDLTAQRRAKLAALREAGIAYPTDFRRDSVAAELHARYGEEAPELFDQTPLRVRVAGRMMTRRIMGKASFCHLRDYSGQMQLYVTRDGLPEGLYREFKKWDIGDIVGAEGVLFKTKTGELSVKVDEIRLLAKCLRPLPEKYHGLTDQEMRYRQRYLDLIMNEVTRRTFQIRSQLVQEMRRFLIERDFLEVETPMMQVIPGGAAARPFVTYHNTLDMQLYLRIAPELYLKRLVAGGFERVFEINRNFRNEGLSTQHNPEFTMLEFYQAYAEYKDLMDLTEVMFRDLAETVLGSERIVYQDQEIDFGKSFQRFTLLESLIRFNPGLASEDVDNLESARRVAEKLEIPILPGFGLGKIQTEIFEKTVEPKLLDPTFITEYPVEVSPLARRNDKNPEVTDRFELFIAGREIANGFTELNDPEEQAERFRSQLEARAAGDEEAMHFDEDYITALEHGMPPTAGEGIGIDRLVMLFANAPSIRDVLLFPHMRPKASSPSSDQTE
- the prfB gene encoding peptide chain release factor 2 (programmed frameshift) is translated as METLEINTLTRKIEDLQGRTDALRGYLDYEERKERLEEVLRELEDPEVWSDPDRAQALGKERAQLDEIVQTVDHLTQGLEDAGELLEMALDEADEDTVASIAGDLENYEKTVAELEFRRMFSGEMDPNNAFLDIQAGSGGTEAQDWADMLMRMYLRWAERKGFQAEIIELSPGEVAGIKSATLKVEGSYGYGWLRTETGVHRLVRKSPFDSGNRRHTSFAAVFISPEVEEDIDIDINPADLRIDVYRASGAGGQHVNRTESAVRITHQPTGIVVQCQNDRSQHKNKATAMQQLRAKLYELEMQKQRSEQQQLEESKADIGWGSQIRSYVLDQSRIKDLRTGVEIGNTQAVLDGDLDAFIEASLKSGL